The following are from one region of the Paenibacillus bovis genome:
- a CDS encoding GTP-binding protein produces MNKTIGMLAHVDAGKTTFAEQLLYHTRSIRSRGRVDHQDTFMDHHEIERARGITVFAGQAVMQYGESVYYLLDTPGHADFSAEMERALRMMDYAVVLISAVEGIEGHTETIWQLLREYRIPTFFFINKMDRIGADADRVMQEIRDLLTPDAADFTQYRHPDQYEPVDEELQNFLAERDETLLSAYLDGEVTTEQWETAMIRMIRECRLYPCMYGSALQDEGITRFLEQLDRLTVTNYDAGLPFAGQVYKIAHDTNGTRITYIKALQGILRVRDSLSYTSHLSNLVLEEKITGIRMYNGEKHQPADHVSAGELFAVTGLTEAGPLSGLGEYAGNRPFRLIPALTSRVSYPSELPIREVLRIFRELEAEDPSLGVNWEEQLQELHIQVMGAIQLEILEKLLLDRFGLQVTFEPPEILYKETITCSVIGYGHFEPLRHYAEVHLQLEPGEKGSGIVFRNACHPDQLAVGYQNLVGQHVLEREHHGLLTGAGLTDTVITLLTGRAHNKHTSGGDFREATYRAIRQGLEQADNIVLEPYYHFRIRTELEHMGRIMSDVQQAHGTIEPPEMTTTHCLLTGKVPVATFMNYSAELASFTHGKGIISLALDGYWPCHNQQEVIERKQYRKEADPLYSSSSIFCAKGQGYSVPWQEAKNHMHA; encoded by the coding sequence ATGAATAAAACGATTGGCATGCTGGCTCATGTGGATGCAGGCAAAACCACATTCGCCGAGCAGCTTTTATATCATACCCGCAGTATTCGCAGCCGTGGCAGAGTGGATCATCAGGATACTTTTATGGATCATCATGAGATTGAGCGGGCACGCGGGATTACGGTATTTGCCGGACAGGCTGTAATGCAATATGGCGAATCGGTATATTATTTGCTGGATACGCCGGGTCATGCCGATTTCTCGGCTGAAATGGAGCGTGCACTGCGCATGATGGATTATGCGGTAGTGTTGATCAGCGCAGTCGAAGGGATCGAAGGGCATACAGAAACCATTTGGCAGCTGCTACGGGAATACCGTATACCTACATTCTTTTTTATTAACAAAATGGATCGGATCGGTGCAGATGCAGACAGAGTGATGCAGGAGATCAGGGATCTGCTGACACCGGATGCAGCAGATTTTACCCAATACCGACATCCCGATCAATATGAACCGGTAGATGAAGAATTGCAGAATTTTCTGGCAGAGCGTGACGAAACACTGCTGAGTGCCTATCTGGACGGTGAAGTGACGACAGAGCAGTGGGAAACGGCGATGATCCGTATGATTCGTGAATGCAGATTGTATCCTTGCATGTATGGGTCGGCTTTGCAAGATGAAGGGATTACACGTTTTCTGGAGCAGCTGGATCGACTGACGGTCACGAATTATGATGCCGGGCTCCCATTTGCCGGACAAGTCTACAAGATTGCTCATGATACGAACGGAACGAGGATTACATATATCAAAGCCTTGCAGGGGATACTTCGCGTACGAGATAGTCTCAGCTATACCTCACACCTGTCCAATCTGGTGCTGGAAGAAAAGATTACCGGCATACGTATGTATAATGGCGAGAAGCACCAACCGGCTGACCATGTATCGGCCGGGGAATTATTTGCAGTCACCGGACTGACCGAGGCCGGGCCGCTAAGCGGATTGGGCGAGTACGCAGGCAATCGGCCGTTTCGATTAATTCCTGCGCTGACTTCACGGGTCAGCTATCCATCTGAACTACCTATCCGGGAAGTGCTGCGTATTTTCCGCGAACTGGAAGCAGAAGACCCTTCGCTGGGCGTAAACTGGGAAGAACAGCTGCAGGAACTGCATATCCAGGTTATGGGAGCGATCCAGCTGGAGATTCTGGAAAAGCTGCTGCTGGATCGGTTTGGATTACAGGTTACGTTTGAGCCGCCAGAGATTCTTTATAAGGAAACGATCACTTGTTCAGTCATAGGGTATGGTCATTTTGAGCCGCTGCGTCATTATGCCGAAGTGCATCTGCAGCTGGAACCGGGGGAGAAAGGAAGCGGGATTGTATTTCGTAATGCCTGTCACCCGGATCAGCTGGCAGTCGGTTATCAGAATCTGGTGGGGCAGCATGTACTGGAACGTGAACATCATGGTCTGCTGACAGGAGCGGGATTGACGGATACCGTTATTACACTGCTTACCGGCCGGGCGCACAACAAGCATACGAGCGGCGGCGATTTCCGTGAAGCGACTTATCGTGCGATTCGTCAGGGATTGGAGCAGGCGGACAATATTGTGCTGGAGCCGTATTACCATTTCAGGATTCGGACCGAGCTGGAACATATGGGACGGATTATGTCGGATGTACAGCAGGCTCATGGAACGATCGAACCGCCCGAGATGACGACAACCCATTGTCTGCTGACTGGTAAAGTGCCGGTAGCGACATTTATGAACTATAGCGCAGAACTGGCTTCTTTTACCCATGGCAAAGGAATCATCAGTCTCGCCCTTGATGGATACTGGCCATGTCACAATCAGCAGGAAGTGATCGAGCGCAAGCAGTATCGCAAAGAAGCCGATCCGCTCTATTCCTCCTCTTCGATCTTTTGTGCCAAGGGACAGGGATATTCGGTACCATGGCAGGAAGCCAAAAATCATATGCATGCCTGA
- a CDS encoding SDR family NAD(P)-dependent oxidoreductase, giving the protein MTAKLHGTVALITGASSGIGEATAKILAAQGAAVAIVARRKDRLEQLAEEITASGGKALVIEADITDQKQAEQAVTRTVEQYGRLDTVVNNAGVMLLGPASEAPLEEWERMVSINVNGLLYVSHAALPHLVRSASISERKVTDLINISSVAGRKTMAGGAVYNLTKFGVAAFTDALRQEVAGQSVRVSAVEPGAVKTELSSHLRDEVREQSMKSFSDIELLEAQDIAEAIEYIVTRPRHVAVNEVLIRPTDQVV; this is encoded by the coding sequence ATGACAGCCAAACTACATGGAACAGTTGCACTAATCACAGGAGCAAGCAGCGGAATTGGTGAAGCTACAGCGAAGATACTCGCTGCACAGGGAGCAGCAGTAGCCATAGTGGCACGCCGCAAAGATCGTCTGGAGCAGCTGGCCGAAGAGATTACAGCGAGCGGCGGCAAAGCGCTCGTTATCGAAGCCGATATTACAGATCAAAAGCAGGCCGAGCAGGCCGTTACCCGTACTGTCGAACAATATGGACGCCTGGATACCGTCGTCAACAATGCAGGCGTGATGCTGCTGGGTCCGGCATCGGAAGCACCGCTGGAAGAATGGGAACGCATGGTATCCATTAATGTAAATGGTCTGCTCTATGTATCTCATGCGGCTCTGCCTCATCTGGTACGGAGCGCATCTATCTCTGAGCGCAAAGTAACCGATCTAATCAATATCAGTTCGGTAGCCGGACGCAAAACGATGGCTGGTGGAGCAGTCTACAATCTGACCAAATTTGGCGTGGCTGCCTTTACAGATGCGCTGCGTCAGGAAGTAGCCGGTCAAAGCGTACGTGTATCTGCTGTAGAACCGGGTGCCGTGAAGACGGAATTAAGCTCCCATCTGCGCGATGAAGTTCGCGAGCAGAGCATGAAGAGCTTCAGCGATATCGAATTGCTGGAGGCTCAGGATATTGCCGAAGCGATCGAATATATCGTGACCCGTCCACGACATGTGGCAGTCAATGAAGTATTGATTCGTCCAACCGATCAGGTAGTATAA
- a CDS encoding M48 family metallopeptidase, whose protein sequence is MNITIQNQTISCNVQYSKRKKVSIQLDPNGLLTVKAPNGTPEDAIIRLVEQHGEWVLENLRRLGSKQPAPEARTYQDYGTFMYLGREHRLEELIDTTDANEEALRTQLKKFYFSSCKKVINQRIAAYQQQLKVKPKSIDIVESTTKWGSCSFDKKLTFNYRLAMAPVEVIDYVIVHELCHLLHMNHDRSFWRKVGGIMPDYKEKEEYLARYGKYMTL, encoded by the coding sequence ATGAATATTACGATTCAGAACCAGACTATATCCTGCAATGTACAGTATTCCAAACGCAAAAAAGTATCGATCCAGCTCGATCCCAATGGCCTGCTAACTGTGAAAGCACCCAACGGTACACCGGAAGACGCTATTATCCGCCTCGTCGAGCAGCATGGCGAATGGGTGCTGGAGAATCTGCGACGGTTGGGCAGCAAGCAGCCTGCACCGGAAGCGAGAACCTATCAAGATTATGGTACCTTTATGTACCTGGGTCGCGAGCACCGGTTGGAGGAACTGATCGATACGACAGATGCCAATGAAGAAGCGCTGCGCACCCAGCTCAAAAAGTTCTACTTTTCCAGTTGCAAAAAAGTGATCAACCAGCGAATTGCCGCTTACCAGCAGCAACTGAAGGTCAAACCCAAAAGTATCGATATCGTCGAATCGACGACCAAATGGGGCAGTTGCAGCTTTGACAAAAAGCTCACTTTCAATTATCGGCTCGCTATGGCACCTGTGGAAGTTATCGATTATGTGATTGTCCATGAACTGTGCCACCTGCTGCATATGAATCATGATCGTTCTTTCTGGCGCAAGGTGGGCGGAATTATGCCCGACTACAAGGAAAAAGAAGAGTATCTGGCAAGATACGGCAAGTATATGACGCTTTAA
- a CDS encoding SDR family NAD(P)-dependent oxidoreductase, which translates to MNGKVAIVTGAGSGIGRAAAIRLAAEGARVGLINKTEKDVQETRQMIEDAGGEALAFTADISVPAEYKQALEQITRQWGQIDALFANAGILGVVGPIEAIPDDEWDTTMTNNVKGAFTSVKYIIPYLKQQGKGSIALTSSISGTRVFSQQGFAAYSTSKASIAAFGQMAAFELAPYNIRVNIVAPGTIETKIQGTGNQMPEMKDMKVKKVEYPDGTVPLPEGNGTSDQVASVVLFLLSDDSAHVSGSIIYVDGSESLFVG; encoded by the coding sequence ATGAATGGGAAAGTAGCTATCGTAACCGGAGCAGGTTCCGGAATTGGACGCGCTGCAGCTATCCGCCTTGCTGCCGAAGGCGCACGGGTCGGGCTGATCAACAAAACAGAAAAAGATGTGCAGGAGACCAGACAGATGATAGAAGATGCTGGTGGAGAAGCGCTGGCATTTACAGCTGACATCTCGGTACCGGCAGAGTACAAACAGGCATTGGAGCAGATTACCAGGCAATGGGGCCAGATTGATGCATTGTTTGCCAATGCCGGTATCCTCGGCGTAGTCGGGCCGATCGAAGCTATTCCGGATGACGAGTGGGACACAACGATGACCAATAACGTCAAAGGTGCTTTTACCAGTGTGAAATATATTATTCCCTATCTGAAGCAACAGGGTAAAGGCAGTATCGCACTTACCAGTTCGATTAGCGGCACGCGCGTATTTTCCCAGCAGGGCTTTGCCGCTTACAGTACATCCAAGGCTTCGATTGCCGCTTTTGGGCAAATGGCTGCTTTTGAATTGGCGCCGTATAATATCCGGGTGAATATCGTTGCGCCGGGAACGATCGAGACCAAGATTCAGGGCACCGGCAACCAGATGCCGGAGATGAAAGACATGAAAGTTAAAAAGGTCGAATACCCGGACGGAACGGTTCCTTTGCCCGAAGGAAACGGTACCTCCGATCAGGTCGCGAGTGTCGTATTATTCCTGCTGTCGGATGATTCCGCGCATGTGAGCGGTTCGATCATCTATGTCGATGGTAGTGAGTCATTATTTGTAGGATAA